The Rhodospirillales bacterium genome has a segment encoding these proteins:
- a CDS encoding acetyl-CoA carboxylase biotin carboxyl carrier protein: APAPATAPAGKAADAVADHPGVVKSPMVGVAYTAPDPATPPFIRVGDQVAEGQTLLLIEAMKVFNPIKAPRAGKVARIFIASGTPVEYGEPLVLIE, translated from the coding sequence GCCCCGGCGCCGGCCACCGCCCCCGCCGGCAAGGCCGCCGACGCGGTCGCCGACCATCCGGGCGTGGTCAAATCGCCCATGGTCGGCGTCGCCTATACCGCGCCCGATCCCGCGACACCGCCTTTCATCCGGGTCGGCGACCAGGTGGCCGAGGGCCAGACGCTGCTGCTGATCGAGGCGATGAAGGTCTTCAACCCGATCAAGGCGCCGCGCGCGGGCAAGGTCGCCCGCATCTTCATCGCCTCCGGCACGCCGGTCGAATACGGCGAGCCGCTGGTGCTGATCGAGTAG